A window of Desulfobacterales bacterium contains these coding sequences:
- a CDS encoding divergent polysaccharide deacetylase family protein — protein sequence MNKKNSSGSKILNKRHLKQNIKRIKPSVKNFVYISFIILFTGIFAFLIKHYSLNSIENSNTTKTTILPVTKKNNPPNNLNNENAKQNYNNSKISEFFSEKELLKSRKPVINTNKHLPKVAIIIDDMGYDYEIAQKFIDLKIAITFSIFPHGPLRKQIALLATNQGYEVMLHLPMEPIEYPMVNPGKDALLTSMSPDEILEQLNKDIDSVPSIKGVNNHMGSKMTTVSNQIYQIFSILKKRDLYFIDSRTTKNTVCKASARLLQIKFAKRDIFLDHEVSYNFIRNQVNQLIQTAKKKKKAVAIGHPHHLTYEVLKETLPLMKKEVEFVCPSELVKVVNSEYAHK from the coding sequence ATGAATAAAAAAAATTCTTCAGGCTCCAAAATTTTAAACAAACGACATCTCAAACAAAATATTAAACGCATAAAACCATCTGTTAAAAATTTTGTTTATATATCTTTTATTATTTTATTTACGGGCATATTTGCTTTCTTAATTAAGCACTATTCTTTAAATTCTATTGAAAACTCTAACACTACAAAAACAACTATTCTTCCTGTTACTAAAAAAAATAATCCGCCTAATAACCTTAATAACGAAAATGCTAAACAAAATTACAATAATTCAAAAATATCAGAATTTTTTAGCGAGAAGGAGCTTTTAAAAAGTAGAAAACCTGTTATAAATACAAATAAACATTTGCCAAAAGTTGCAATAATTATTGATGATATGGGTTATGATTATGAAATAGCCCAAAAATTTATAGATTTAAAAATCGCAATTACCTTTTCTATATTTCCCCATGGTCCCTTACGAAAACAAATTGCTTTATTAGCAACAAATCAAGGTTATGAAGTTATGCTGCACTTGCCAATGGAACCAATTGAATATCCAATGGTTAATCCAGGTAAAGATGCGCTTTTAACATCCATGTCTCCTGATGAAATACTTGAACAGTTAAATAAAGATATTGATTCGGTGCCATCTATAAAAGGTGTAAATAATCATATGGGATCAAAAATGACCACAGTCTCTAATCAAATCTATCAAATTTTTTCAATCCTAAAAAAAAGAGATCTTTATTTTATCGATAGCCGAACAACAAAAAATACTGTTTGTAAGGCTTCAGCACGTCTTTTGCAGATCAAATTTGCAAAAAGAGACATATTTCTTGACCACGAAGTTTCCTATAATTTTATACGCAATCAAGTAAATCAATTGATTCAAACCGCAAAAAAGAAAAAAAAGGCTGTAGCCATAGGCCACCCACATCATTTAACCTATGAAGTTTTAAAGGAAACTCTGCCTTTAATGAAAAAAGAAGTAGAATTTGTATGCCCTTCGGAATTAGTCAAAGTAGTAAATTCAGAGTACGCCCATAAATAG
- a CDS encoding AsnC family transcriptional regulator — MFKFDDIDKKILNRIQSAFPITERPYLSIAKELGLSEKLVIEKIKNLKEKGIIRRIGANFVPEKLGFVSTLCAAKVPVNNISEFSKTVNSYEGVTHNYLRDHEYNVWFTFIAKSEEEIAENLKKISEETGIESILNLPAINVYKVRAQFDI; from the coding sequence ATGTTTAAATTTGATGATATAGACAAAAAAATTTTAAATCGAATACAATCAGCTTTTCCTATTACTGAACGACCTTATCTTTCCATTGCAAAAGAATTAGGTCTTTCAGAAAAGCTTGTAATTGAAAAAATAAAAAACTTAAAAGAAAAAGGTATCATAAGAAGAATTGGAGCTAATTTTGTTCCTGAAAAATTAGGTTTTGTTAGCACACTTTGCGCGGCGAAAGTACCTGTAAATAATATTTCAGAATTTTCCAAAACAGTAAATAGTTACGAAGGCGTAACGCATAATTATCTTCGAGACCATGAGTACAATGTTTGGTTTACTTTTATTGCAAAATCGGAAGAAGAAATAGCAGAAAATTTAAAAAAAATATCTGAAGAAACAGGAATTGAATCTATACTTAATCTTCCTGCTATAAATGTCTATAAAGTAAGGGCTCAATTTGATATATAA
- a CDS encoding TusE/DsrC/DsvC family sulfur relay protein: MAEVEFQGKKFVVDEDGFIESFDTYSPEWVQYVKQQEGIEELTADHWKVVNILQDYYKKNGIAPMVRVLSKLTGFKLKEIYELFPSGPGKGACKMAGLPKPTGCV; encoded by the coding sequence ATGGCAGAAGTAGAATTTCAAGGAAAAAAGTTTGTAGTTGATGAAGATGGTTTTATTGAGTCCTTTGATACATATAGTCCTGAATGGGTACAATATGTAAAACAGCAGGAAGGAATTGAAGAACTTACAGCAGATCATTGGAAAGTTGTAAATATTTTACAAGATTACTATAAAAAGAATGGTATTGCTCCAATGGTTCGTGTTCTTTCAAAGTTAACAGGTTTTAAACTAAAAGAAATTTACGAATTATTTCCATCAGGTCCTGGTAAAGGAGCATGTAAGATGGCTGGTCTTCCAAAACCAACAGGATGTGTATAA
- a CDS encoding FAD/NAD(P)-binding protein translates to MKNPLLPYPVRIDDIKVETEDKSLKTFKFVFLNPEDEEKFSYRAGQFGELSIAGKGEIPIGIASSPTEKGFVKFTVFKAGLVTSHLHAMNVGDVMGIRGPLGNWYPWDILEGKNIVIIGGGFAFTTLRSSIVYMLHPDNRSKFKDINVIYGARTPGMLLYSDELKAWEARDDINMHITVDSANNDPNWKYNVGFVPTITEKKAPPADKDTYAIVCGPPIMIKFTQPVLDKLGYAHDHIIMSLENRMKCGIGMCGRCNIGKEFVCKDGPVFTLDQLNKMPREY, encoded by the coding sequence GTGAAAAATCCGTTATTGCCGTATCCAGTTCGCATTGATGATATAAAAGTTGAAACTGAAGATAAAAGTCTTAAAACATTTAAATTCGTTTTTCTAAACCCTGAAGATGAAGAAAAATTTTCCTATAGAGCAGGCCAGTTCGGTGAATTATCTATTGCAGGAAAAGGTGAAATACCTATAGGAATTGCATCATCACCTACAGAAAAAGGATTTGTTAAATTTACTGTTTTTAAAGCAGGTCTTGTTACTAGCCATCTCCATGCAATGAATGTTGGAGATGTGATGGGAATAAGAGGGCCTCTTGGAAACTGGTATCCGTGGGATATTCTTGAAGGAAAAAATATTGTAATAATTGGTGGAGGTTTCGCATTTACTACTTTACGATCATCAATTGTTTATATGCTTCACCCAGACAATCGTTCTAAATTTAAAGATATAAATGTCATTTATGGGGCAAGGACTCCTGGTATGCTTCTTTATTCAGATGAATTAAAAGCATGGGAAGCAAGGGACGACATCAATATGCACATAACCGTTGATTCTGCTAATAATGATCCTAATTGGAAATATAATGTAGGGTTTGTGCCAACTATTACAGAAAAAAAAGCACCTCCAGCAGATAAAGACACTTATGCTATTGTATGCGGTCCTCCTATAATGATTAAATTTACTCAGCCCGTTCTTGATAAACTTGGATATGCTCATGATCATATAATAATGTCTCTTGAAAATCGTATGAAATGTGGAATAGGTATGTGTGGAAGATGTAATATTGGAAAGGAATTTGTTTGTAAAGATGGGCCTGTATTTACGCTTGATCAGCTTAATAAAATGCCAAGAGAATATTAA